The following coding sequences lie in one Corynebacterium humireducens NBRC 106098 = DSM 45392 genomic window:
- the epsC gene encoding serine O-acetyltransferase EpsC: protein MLNIAKMVREDLRNARDHDPAARGDIENAVVYSGLHAIWAHRVSHWMWERGLRGPARILAQLNRFFTGIEIHPGATIGRRFFIDHGMGIVIGETTEIGDGVMLYHGVTLGGQVLTQTKRHPTIEDNVTIGAGAKVLGPITIGKGSAIGANAVVTKDVPADHIATGIPAKNRPRRQSERIKLVDPDYYTSNDPVDYSI from the coding sequence CTGTTGAACATCGCGAAGATGGTCCGGGAGGACCTGCGCAACGCCCGCGACCACGATCCCGCCGCCCGCGGCGACATCGAGAACGCCGTCGTCTACTCGGGCCTGCACGCCATCTGGGCACACCGTGTCTCCCACTGGATGTGGGAGCGCGGTCTCCGCGGCCCCGCGCGAATCCTCGCGCAGCTCAACCGGTTCTTCACGGGCATCGAGATCCACCCCGGTGCCACCATCGGCCGCCGTTTCTTCATCGACCACGGCATGGGCATCGTCATCGGCGAGACCACCGAGATCGGCGACGGCGTCATGCTCTACCACGGCGTCACCCTGGGTGGTCAGGTGCTCACGCAGACCAAGCGCCACCCGACCATCGAGGACAACGTCACCATCGGTGCCGGCGCCAAGGTGCTCGGCCCGATCACCATCGGCAAGGGCTCCGCGATCGGCGCCAACGCCGTGGTGACCAAGGACGTCCCGGCGGACCACATCGCCACGGGCATCCCGGCGAAGAACCGCCCGCGCCGCCAGTCCGAGCGCATCAAGCTCGTCGATCCGGACTACTACACCTCCAACGATCCGGTCGACTACAGCATCTAG
- the cysK gene encoding cysteine synthase A: protein MSKIYDNILDTIGNTPLVRLNGLTEGLQAEVLVKVESFNPANSVKDRIGKAIIDAAEADGSLQPGGTIVEATSGNTGIALALVGAARGYNVILTMPETMSNERRVMLRAYGAQIVLTPGAAGMQGAVDKANEIVAAEDNAILANQFAHPANLRIHRETTAEEIWNDTDGEVDIFVAGIGTGGTVSGVGQVLKERKPEVQIYAVEPAASPLLSAGKAGPHKIQGIGANFIPEVLDRKVLDDVITVTNEDAIETSRQLAVKDGILGGISSGGNVWAALELAKKEENAGKTIVTVVTDYGERYVSTVLYEDIRD, encoded by the coding sequence ATGAGCAAGATCTACGACAACATCCTCGACACCATCGGAAACACCCCGCTGGTGCGCCTCAACGGCCTCACCGAGGGCCTCCAGGCGGAGGTGCTCGTGAAGGTCGAGTCCTTCAACCCGGCGAACTCCGTCAAGGACCGCATCGGCAAGGCGATCATCGACGCCGCCGAGGCCGACGGGTCCCTCCAGCCGGGCGGCACCATCGTGGAGGCCACCTCCGGCAACACCGGCATCGCCCTCGCCCTCGTGGGCGCGGCCCGCGGCTACAACGTGATCCTCACCATGCCGGAGACCATGTCCAACGAGCGTCGCGTCATGCTCCGCGCCTACGGCGCTCAGATCGTCCTGACCCCGGGCGCGGCCGGCATGCAGGGCGCCGTCGACAAGGCGAACGAGATCGTCGCCGCCGAGGACAACGCCATCCTCGCGAACCAGTTCGCGCACCCGGCGAACCTGCGGATCCACCGCGAGACCACCGCCGAGGAGATCTGGAACGACACCGACGGCGAGGTCGACATCTTCGTCGCGGGCATCGGCACGGGCGGCACCGTCTCCGGCGTCGGCCAGGTGCTCAAGGAGCGCAAGCCGGAGGTCCAGATCTACGCCGTCGAGCCGGCCGCGTCCCCGCTGCTGTCCGCCGGCAAGGCGGGCCCGCACAAGATCCAGGGCATCGGCGCCAACTTCATCCCGGAGGTCCTGGACCGCAAGGTCCTCGACGACGTCATCACCGTCACCAACGAGGACGCCATCGAGACCTCCCGTCAGCTGGCGGTCAAGGACGGCATCCTGGGCGGTATCTCCTCCGGCGGCAACGTCTGGGCCGCGCTGGAGCTGGCGAAGAAGGAGGAGAACGCGGGCAAGACCATCGTCACCGTCGTCACCGACTACGGCGAGCGTTACGTCTCCACCGTCCTGTACGAGGACATTCGCGACTAG
- the murA gene encoding UDP-N-acetylglucosamine 1-carboxyvinyltransferase, producing MKDRFLVTGGARLQGAVRVSGAKNSVLKLMAAALLAEGTTTLTNCPEILDVPLMGDVLRGLGCEVTIDGSTVTITTPAELATDADFDAVRQFRASICVLGPLTARCGRAVVALPGGDAIGSRPLDMHQSGLEKLGATTRISHGAVVVEAERLTGARISLDFPSVGATENILTAAVLAEGRTILDNAAREPEIADLCDMLVTMGARIEGTGTSTITIDGVEKLEPTNYEVMGDRIVAGTWAYAAAMTQGDVTVGGIAPRHLHLALEKLKVAGAEVETYENGFRVRMDRRPDAVDYQTLPFPGFPTDLQPMAIGISTIANGMSVITENVFESRFKFVYELQRLGANATVEGHHVVVHGIEQLSSTEVWSSDIRAGAGLVLAALVSDGVTTVHDVYHIDRGYPYFVEQMRSLGAQIERVSS from the coding sequence GTGAAGGATCGATTTCTCGTCACCGGTGGCGCCCGCCTGCAGGGTGCCGTCAGGGTCAGCGGCGCCAAGAACAGCGTCCTCAAGCTCATGGCCGCGGCACTGCTGGCCGAGGGCACCACGACCCTGACGAACTGTCCGGAGATTCTCGACGTCCCTCTCATGGGCGACGTCCTGCGGGGCCTGGGCTGCGAGGTGACCATCGACGGCTCGACGGTCACCATCACCACCCCGGCGGAGCTGGCCACGGACGCCGACTTCGACGCCGTCCGCCAGTTCCGCGCCTCCATCTGTGTGCTCGGCCCGCTGACGGCCCGCTGCGGGCGGGCCGTCGTGGCGCTGCCCGGCGGTGACGCCATCGGCTCCCGCCCTCTCGACATGCACCAGTCGGGGCTGGAGAAGCTCGGCGCCACCACCCGCATCTCCCACGGCGCGGTCGTCGTCGAGGCCGAGCGCCTCACCGGTGCGCGCATCTCCCTGGACTTCCCCTCGGTCGGCGCCACGGAGAACATCCTCACCGCCGCGGTCCTCGCGGAGGGGCGGACCATCCTGGACAACGCCGCCCGCGAGCCGGAGATCGCGGATCTCTGCGACATGCTCGTCACCATGGGTGCGCGTATCGAGGGCACCGGCACCTCCACCATCACCATCGACGGCGTGGAGAAGCTGGAGCCGACCAACTACGAGGTCATGGGTGACCGCATCGTCGCCGGAACCTGGGCGTACGCCGCCGCCATGACCCAGGGTGATGTCACGGTCGGAGGCATTGCGCCCCGTCATCTCCACCTCGCGCTGGAGAAGCTCAAGGTCGCAGGCGCCGAGGTCGAGACCTACGAGAATGGTTTCCGCGTCCGCATGGACCGCCGTCCCGACGCCGTCGACTACCAGACCCTGCCCTTCCCGGGCTTCCCGACGGATCTGCAGCCCATGGCCATCGGCATCTCCACCATCGCCAACGGCATGAGCGTTATCACCGAGAACGTCTTCGAGTCCCGCTTCAAGTTCGTCTACGAACTCCAGCGCCTCGGGGCGAACGCCACCGTCGAGGGGCATCACGTGGTGGTGCACGGCATCGAGCAGCTTTCGTCCACCGAGGTGTGGAGCTCCGACATCCGCGCCGGCGCCGGCCTGGTGCTCGCGGCCCTGGTCTCCGACGGCGTCACCACGGTGCACGACGTCTATCACATCGACCGTGGCTACCCGTACTTCGTGGAACAGATGCGTTCCCTCGGGGCACAGATCGAGCGGGTCAGCTCCTAG
- a CDS encoding GNAT family N-acetyltransferase: MNDTNTNSTDSYDISHNEAKQRFVISVDDREVGYASYVRHGGLLDFHHTVVDQAYRGRALSTPLIREALDWAREEGARVRPSCSAVEHFISKNEEYRDLVG, translated from the coding sequence ATGAACGACACCAACACCAATTCCACCGACTCCTACGATATCTCCCACAACGAGGCGAAGCAGCGCTTCGTCATCTCCGTGGACGACCGGGAGGTCGGCTACGCCTCCTACGTCCGCCACGGTGGCCTACTGGACTTCCACCACACCGTGGTGGACCAGGCCTACCGCGGACGTGCGCTGTCCACCCCGCTCATCCGCGAGGCCCTCGACTGGGCCCGGGAGGAGGGGGCGCGGGTGCGCCCGAGCTGTTCCGCGGTCGAGCACTTCATCAGCAAGAACGAGGAGTACCGCGACCTCGTCGGGTGA
- the ramA gene encoding acetate metabolism transcriptional regulator RamA, whose translation MDSQRIKDDDEAVRAALTSLKTATGIPVTMYATLLPDNRLQITHWVGLRTPALQNLIIEPGSGVGGRVVTTRRPVGVSDYTRANIISHENDRAIQDEGLHSIVAVPVIVNREIRGVLYVGVHSPVRLGDKVIEEVTMTARTLEQDLAVNSAMRRVEGGKPGAAKNGRVMNGAEWEQVRSTHSKLRMLANRVEDEALRKELEQLCDQMVSPVRVKQSTKLSARELDVLSCVALGHTNVEAAEEMGIGAETVKSYLRSVMRKLGAHTRYEAVNAARRIGALP comes from the coding sequence ATGGATTCCCAGAGAATCAAGGATGACGACGAAGCCGTCCGGGCGGCCCTCACGTCCCTGAAGACTGCGACTGGGATTCCGGTCACCATGTACGCGACGCTGCTCCCGGACAACCGCCTGCAGATCACCCACTGGGTGGGCCTGCGGACGCCGGCCCTGCAGAACCTCATCATCGAGCCGGGTTCCGGCGTCGGTGGTCGCGTGGTCACCACCCGCCGCCCCGTCGGCGTCTCCGACTACACGCGGGCGAACATCATCTCCCACGAGAACGACCGCGCCATCCAGGACGAGGGGCTGCACTCCATCGTCGCGGTGCCGGTGATCGTCAACCGGGAGATCCGGGGCGTCCTCTACGTCGGCGTCCACTCCCCGGTCCGTCTCGGTGACAAGGTCATCGAGGAGGTCACCATGACCGCCCGCACCCTGGAGCAGGATCTCGCGGTGAACTCCGCGATGCGCCGCGTCGAGGGCGGCAAGCCGGGCGCCGCGAAGAACGGCCGCGTCATGAACGGCGCCGAGTGGGAGCAGGTCCGCTCCACGCACTCGAAGCTGCGCATGCTGGCCAACCGCGTCGAGGACGAGGCGCTGCGCAAGGAGCTCGAGCAGCTCTGCGACCAGATGGTGTCCCCGGTCCGGGTCAAGCAGTCCACGAAGCTGTCCGCCCGTGAGCTCGACGTCCTCTCCTGTGTGGCACTCGGCCACACCAACGTGGAGGCCGCGGAGGAGATGGGCATCGGCGCGGAGACCGTGAAGTCCTACCTGCGTTCCGTCATGCGCAAGCTCGGCGCCCACACCCGCTACGAGGCCGTCAACGCGGCACGTCGTATCGGCGCCCTGCCCTGA